One segment of Radiobacillus kanasensis DNA contains the following:
- a CDS encoding phospho-sugar mutase, with product MTWQATYQKWDSYEALDKKLKEKLQDLKKSDKDLEDAFYKNLTFGTGGMRGMLGPGTNRMNVYTIRKAVEGLANYLEKHTSNPQEKGVAVSYDSRHMSKEFALETAKVLGNHGIKSYVFEELHPTPTLSFAVRHLGAAAGVMITASHNPPEYNGFKVYNEDGGQIPPAQAEQVIAEVNAIENELTVPYVTEQSLEEKKLLTWIGEEVDKAYLEQVKQLSKWNASELGQKKELRIVFTPLHGTSHDLVLRGLKQIGFEHIHVVKEQAQPDPEFSTVQSPNPEEHQAFTIAIEQGSDYGADVLIGTDPDADRLGVAVKNAAGSYQVLTGNQLGTLMLDYVLANSTSDEKEKGRLIKTIVTTEMGRTIANHYGVETIDTLTGFKFIGEKIKEFETTGETYLFGFEESYGYLMGDFVRDKDAVQAAVVACEIAEYWKSKGKTLLEALEELYERHGYYFEDMISLTLKGKDGAEMIAKIMEQVRLQPFREIAGLQVNQMEDYNTSERTDLESGEKETIELPNENVLKFLLDKNSWVCLRPSGTEPKIKYYFGVSSQSREESQALLEQLKEEVNRRVQAIMEG from the coding sequence ATGACTTGGCAAGCTACATATCAAAAATGGGATTCATATGAAGCACTCGATAAAAAGTTAAAAGAAAAGCTTCAGGACTTGAAAAAATCGGATAAAGATTTAGAAGATGCTTTTTATAAAAATTTAACGTTCGGAACAGGCGGGATGAGAGGAATGCTTGGTCCTGGAACGAACCGGATGAATGTATATACAATTCGAAAAGCTGTCGAAGGACTGGCCAATTACCTAGAGAAGCATACGAGTAACCCTCAAGAAAAAGGGGTTGCCGTTTCCTATGACTCCAGGCACATGTCCAAAGAGTTCGCTCTAGAAACAGCAAAGGTATTGGGAAACCACGGGATTAAGTCGTATGTATTCGAAGAATTACATCCGACCCCAACTTTATCATTTGCGGTACGCCACCTTGGTGCAGCAGCAGGGGTTATGATTACCGCAAGTCACAACCCGCCAGAATATAATGGTTTCAAGGTTTATAACGAAGATGGAGGGCAAATTCCTCCCGCGCAAGCCGAGCAAGTCATTGCAGAAGTAAATGCAATAGAAAATGAACTAACGGTTCCATATGTAACGGAGCAGTCCCTTGAGGAAAAGAAATTGCTTACATGGATCGGGGAAGAAGTGGACAAGGCTTATTTAGAGCAGGTAAAACAACTATCTAAATGGAACGCTTCTGAATTAGGGCAGAAAAAAGAACTGCGAATCGTCTTTACACCATTACACGGCACATCACATGATCTTGTGTTAAGAGGTTTAAAGCAAATCGGCTTTGAACATATCCATGTTGTAAAAGAACAAGCCCAGCCTGATCCGGAGTTTTCTACGGTCCAATCCCCTAATCCGGAAGAGCATCAAGCCTTTACCATTGCGATTGAACAAGGCTCAGATTACGGGGCGGATGTATTAATTGGAACAGATCCGGATGCAGACCGTTTAGGAGTAGCTGTGAAAAATGCAGCTGGTTCTTACCAAGTGCTAACAGGTAATCAACTTGGAACGCTAATGCTAGATTATGTTCTTGCTAACTCTACTAGTGATGAAAAAGAAAAAGGACGTCTCATTAAAACAATCGTAACGACAGAGATGGGGCGTACGATCGCTAACCACTACGGTGTGGAGACAATTGATACGTTAACTGGTTTTAAGTTTATCGGAGAAAAGATTAAGGAATTCGAAACGACCGGCGAAACGTATTTATTCGGATTTGAAGAAAGCTACGGATATTTAATGGGAGATTTTGTTCGAGATAAAGATGCTGTTCAAGCTGCCGTGGTGGCCTGTGAAATAGCAGAGTATTGGAAGAGTAAAGGGAAAACACTTCTAGAAGCTTTAGAAGAATTATATGAACGCCATGGTTATTATTTTGAAGACATGATTTCTTTAACGTTAAAAGGGAAAGACGGAGCCGAAATGATTGCGAAGATCATGGAGCAAGTTCGCCTTCAACCGTTCCGAGAAATTGCCGGTTTACAAGTAAATCAAATGGAAGATTACAATACATCGGAAAGAACGGATCTGGAATCTGGTGAAAAAGAGACGATTGAATTACCAAACGAAAATGTTCTTAAGTTTTTGTTGGATAAGAACAGTTGGGTATGCCTAAGACCGTCGGGTACGGAGCCGAAAATTAAATATTATTTTGGTGTTTCTAGTCAGTCTCGTGAGGAAAGCCAAGCATTACTTGAGCAGTTGAAAGAGGAAGTAAATCGTCGTGTTCAAGCCATTATGGAAGGCTAA
- a CDS encoding OsmC family protein produces MALHHFHLQADWPGGRNSVGKIAAGNLQTSISIPPEMDGPGEGTNPDEMLLGAAATCYIITLAAMIERASLPLSFMDLKSEGQVDVTNGVFTYKRIIHRPTVRLSKGATNKELDKLKKLTKLAEESCMISRAIKGNVELELEADVSVEE; encoded by the coding sequence ATGGCATTACATCATTTTCACTTGCAAGCAGACTGGCCAGGTGGACGGAATAGTGTCGGTAAAATAGCTGCTGGAAATCTACAAACATCTATATCTATTCCACCGGAAATGGATGGTCCAGGAGAAGGAACAAACCCTGACGAAATGCTCCTAGGGGCTGCGGCAACTTGCTATATCATTACCCTTGCCGCCATGATTGAACGGGCAAGCCTTCCTCTTAGCTTTATGGATTTGAAGTCTGAGGGGCAAGTTGATGTGACAAACGGAGTGTTCACATATAAAAGAATTATTCACCGACCTACTGTTCGATTGAGTAAAGGAGCTACAAATAAAGAGCTAGATAAGCTAAAGAAACTAACGAAGCTTGCAGAGGAATCCTGCATGATTTCTCGTGCGATTAAGGGGAATGTGGAGCTCGAGTTAGAGGCGGATGTTAGTGTAGAAGAATAA
- a CDS encoding TerC family protein, producing MEAQLLIEYGWVLIVLVALEGILAADNALVLAIMVKHLPDEQRKKALFYGLLGAFVLRFGSLFVISFLVDVWQVQALGAAYLLFISIKNLYSYWKKGKSKDEEKVKEKQGSGFWTTVLKVELADLAFAVDSILAAVALAVTLPETNFPSVGSLDGAQFAVVLAGGMIGLIIMRFAANVFVKLLHSRPGLEVAAFVIVGWVGVKLVISVLAHDAVHVLPHDFAHSTAWKLIFYGVLVTIALAGWFLSGKKDEEEDHENTEQEKENAH from the coding sequence TTGGAAGCACAATTATTGATTGAATATGGTTGGGTCTTAATCGTGTTAGTGGCGCTAGAAGGAATTTTAGCAGCTGATAACGCATTGGTTCTCGCTATTATGGTTAAGCATTTACCGGATGAACAAAGGAAAAAAGCATTATTTTATGGCTTATTAGGAGCCTTTGTTTTAAGGTTTGGATCTCTATTCGTTATTTCCTTCCTAGTAGATGTTTGGCAAGTCCAAGCACTTGGAGCAGCATACCTATTATTTATCTCGATTAAGAATCTCTACAGTTATTGGAAGAAAGGGAAATCAAAGGACGAGGAAAAGGTTAAAGAAAAACAGGGGAGTGGGTTTTGGACAACAGTATTGAAAGTAGAATTAGCGGACTTAGCATTTGCTGTAGATTCCATCCTGGCAGCAGTCGCTTTAGCCGTAACGCTTCCAGAGACAAATTTTCCAAGTGTAGGAAGCTTAGATGGGGCTCAGTTTGCCGTTGTTTTAGCGGGTGGAATGATTGGTTTAATCATTATGCGATTTGCCGCTAATGTTTTTGTGAAGCTTCTTCACTCTCGACCTGGTTTAGAAGTCGCTGCATTTGTGATTGTAGGATGGGTAGGGGTGAAGCTTGTCATAAGTGTATTAGCGCATGATGCTGTGCATGTCTTACCTCATGATTTTGCCCATTCAACCGCTTGGAAGCTAATCTTTTATGGTGTACTTGTTACCATAGCGTTAGCTGGCTGGTTCTTATCTGGTAAAAAAGACGAAGAGGAAGATCACGAGAATACGGAACAAGAAAAAGAAAATGCTCATTAA
- a CDS encoding AI-2E family transporter — MASKKWFQTLVAFILIFILIFLIEQTKFIFEPVGSYLTAIAVPFIGAGLLYYITLPLVTFLEKYKFPRIASILVTFLLLMFVVFLFFNYVIPIAQQQFERLVGNIPDIADGIEEIIVYWQDNQNIIPPQVESMIDRVTNNLDNHLENFATFIINFIGQLFGFVFSFVLIPFFWFFMLKDGDKLVPFISKFLSKPKAASFMELMARVNHTLSSFIQGQVIVSVCVGFMLYIGYVIIDLDYALTLALFGLVMNLIPFVGPFISAVPAVIIGFFQEPMVAVYVIIVMVVAQQIESNFISPNVMGRVLQLHPLTIITLILAAGSIAGFFGLLFIIPAYAVLKTIVSHFYHEWRRKQPEGEKEIF, encoded by the coding sequence TTGGCCAGTAAAAAGTGGTTTCAGACACTTGTAGCTTTTATCCTAATCTTTATTTTGATTTTCTTAATCGAGCAGACAAAATTTATTTTTGAACCAGTAGGCTCCTATCTTACAGCTATAGCTGTCCCATTCATTGGGGCAGGACTGTTATATTATATTACTCTACCTTTAGTGACCTTTTTAGAAAAATATAAGTTTCCTAGGATTGCTAGTATTTTAGTTACATTCCTATTGTTAATGTTCGTTGTATTTCTATTCTTTAACTACGTTATCCCTATTGCACAACAACAATTTGAACGTCTTGTTGGCAACATCCCTGATATAGCGGATGGGATTGAGGAGATTATCGTTTATTGGCAGGACAACCAAAATATTATTCCACCACAAGTCGAAAGCATGATTGATCGGGTAACGAATAACTTAGATAACCATTTAGAAAACTTTGCGACGTTTATTATCAATTTTATCGGCCAGCTATTTGGATTTGTCTTTTCATTCGTGCTTATCCCTTTCTTCTGGTTCTTTATGTTAAAGGATGGCGACAAGCTCGTACCCTTTATCAGCAAGTTTCTTAGCAAGCCAAAAGCAGCAAGTTTTATGGAGCTTATGGCAAGAGTTAATCATACTCTATCTTCCTTTATTCAAGGCCAGGTTATCGTAAGTGTTTGCGTTGGGTTTATGCTATACATTGGATACGTTATTATTGACCTTGATTATGCCTTAACATTGGCACTGTTTGGTCTTGTGATGAACTTAATCCCTTTTGTTGGTCCATTTATTTCAGCCGTTCCAGCTGTTATTATCGGCTTCTTCCAAGAACCAATGGTGGCCGTATATGTGATTATCGTAATGGTTGTTGCCCAACAGATAGAGAGTAATTTTATTTCCCCAAATGTAATGGGCAGAGTACTACAGCTTCATCCACTAACGATTATTACTCTTATCCTGGCTGCTGGAAGTATTGCTGGCTTCTTCGGGTTACTGTTCATTATTCCTGCTTATGCCGTTCTGAAAACGATTGTTAGTCATTTCTATCATGAGTGGAGAAGAAAACAGCCTGAAGGGGAAAAGGAAATCTTTTAA
- a CDS encoding DctP family TRAP transporter solute-binding subunit: MLVACGGDDTTGESGSDGSDSGSEGSEASSDIEAQTWRFVTEEVKGQVQYEYAAEFAKRMSEKSDGKITIEPYEYGGLGSETDQVELLQNGGVEMAVMSPGFTGNMVKEGQIFALHFLFPDSVEKTQEILNTSKALNEDLVARYEEYSITPLSFWTEGAMQWTSSSPLQEPADFENFKMRTQTSPLIIKSYEAYGAEPTPMSWSELYTALDRGTVEGQENPIFFIGDASFNEVQSHMTISNHNNYVAMTTVNTEWYNGLPENVKKLVDETVQEMQDWVFEEQKTQNEEWLEKIKNNEEHPTEVVELTEEQRAAFKELALPVRDYYKKEVSTVDGAILDKLLEEIKAVTGE, from the coding sequence TTGTTAGTTGCTTGTGGTGGTGATGACACGACTGGTGAAAGTGGTTCTGACGGATCAGATTCAGGTTCTGAAGGTTCAGAAGCGAGTTCAGACATAGAGGCACAAACATGGCGCTTCGTAACGGAGGAAGTTAAAGGCCAAGTGCAATATGAATATGCAGCGGAGTTTGCAAAACGTATGAGTGAGAAATCAGATGGTAAGATTACGATCGAACCATATGAGTATGGTGGACTAGGTAGCGAAACGGACCAAGTAGAGCTTCTACAAAATGGTGGAGTAGAAATGGCTGTTATGTCTCCTGGTTTTACAGGGAACATGGTTAAAGAAGGACAAATTTTCGCTTTACACTTCTTGTTCCCAGATAGTGTAGAAAAAACGCAAGAAATCTTAAACACAAGTAAAGCATTAAATGAAGACTTAGTAGCAAGATATGAAGAATATAGCATTACACCACTTTCTTTCTGGACAGAAGGTGCAATGCAATGGACTTCTAGCTCTCCATTACAGGAGCCAGCAGACTTTGAAAATTTCAAAATGAGAACACAAACCTCTCCATTGATTATTAAATCATATGAAGCGTATGGTGCAGAGCCAACTCCGATGAGCTGGAGTGAGCTTTATACGGCTTTAGACCGTGGAACAGTTGAAGGTCAAGAAAACCCAATCTTCTTTATTGGGGATGCTTCTTTCAACGAAGTACAATCTCATATGACTATTTCAAACCACAATAACTACGTGGCAATGACAACGGTAAACACAGAATGGTACAATGGATTACCAGAAAACGTGAAAAAATTAGTAGACGAAACTGTACAAGAAATGCAAGATTGGGTATTCGAAGAACAAAAAACACAGAACGAAGAATGGTTAGAAAAAATTAAAAACAATGAAGAACATCCAACAGAAGTGGTTGAGTTAACAGAAGAACAACGCGCGGCGTTCAAAGAGCTTGCACTACCTGTAAGAGATTACTATAAAAAAGAAGTATCTACGGTAGATGGAGCTATTCTTGACAAACTTCTAGAAGAAATTAAGGCAGTTACAGGAGAATAA
- a CDS encoding aminopeptidase → MSKQELLEKYAKLAIRTGVNLQDGQGLIINAPVEAAEFVRLVAKEAYAVGAKNVHLEWNDENLTYLKMKHAPMEVIENFPKWRSDALVEMVKDGYGLLTIFGQNPDLLKGIDSARIAASNKAAGMALSEYRDYIMNDKICWSIVGYPTGAWAQKVFQDLPEEEAVEKLWENIFSISRVDLEDPIQAWKEHNLTLAKARKYLNEKQYTKLIYKAEGTDLTIELPEGHIWHGGSTKSVDGVEFNPNMPTEEVFTMPHKYGVHGTVSSTKPLNYGGNLIENFKLTFKDGVVVEYSAEQGEETLKTLLESDEGAKRLGEVALVPNESPISQSNIIFFNTLFDENASCHLALGKAYPTNIENGPSFSKEEMDKHGVNDSIVHEDFMMGSASLDIDGVTKDGKTEAIFREGTWAISF, encoded by the coding sequence ATGTCAAAACAGGAATTACTTGAAAAATATGCAAAGTTAGCTATTCGTACAGGAGTCAATCTACAAGACGGTCAAGGTTTAATTATAAATGCTCCAGTTGAAGCGGCTGAGTTTGTTCGATTGGTTGCAAAAGAAGCATACGCTGTAGGTGCTAAAAATGTGCACTTGGAGTGGAATGACGAAAATCTTACATATTTAAAAATGAAGCATGCTCCGATGGAAGTAATTGAGAACTTTCCAAAATGGAGATCTGATGCCTTAGTGGAAATGGTGAAGGATGGATATGGCCTTTTAACTATTTTTGGGCAAAATCCAGACTTGTTAAAAGGGATTGATTCAGCACGAATTGCTGCTTCCAACAAAGCAGCAGGAATGGCTTTGAGTGAATATCGAGACTATATTATGAATGATAAAATTTGCTGGTCTATCGTTGGCTATCCAACTGGAGCTTGGGCACAAAAAGTCTTTCAAGATTTGCCTGAAGAAGAGGCTGTCGAAAAGCTTTGGGAGAATATCTTTAGCATTTCCCGTGTCGATTTAGAAGATCCGATTCAAGCGTGGAAGGAACATAATCTAACCTTAGCTAAAGCGCGTAAATATTTAAATGAAAAGCAATATACCAAACTAATCTATAAAGCAGAAGGCACAGATTTAACCATCGAATTGCCAGAAGGCCACATTTGGCATGGCGGATCAACGAAATCTGTGGACGGAGTAGAATTTAATCCGAACATGCCAACTGAAGAAGTTTTTACGATGCCGCATAAATACGGAGTTCATGGAACAGTATCTAGTACAAAACCGTTGAACTACGGTGGGAATTTAATTGAAAACTTTAAGCTGACCTTCAAAGATGGAGTTGTCGTGGAATATTCCGCGGAACAAGGAGAAGAAACATTAAAAACCCTTCTTGAATCCGATGAAGGAGCTAAGCGATTAGGAGAAGTGGCACTTGTGCCAAATGAATCCCCAATCTCCCAGTCTAACATCATTTTCTTCAATACATTGTTTGATGAGAATGCTTCCTGCCATCTTGCGCTAGGAAAAGCATATCCAACGAACATTGAAAATGGTCCAAGCTTCTCTAAAGAAGAAATGGATAAACACGGTGTTAATGATAGCATCGTTCACGAAGATTTCATGATGGGTTCTGCTTCCTTAGATATCGATGGTGTGACGAAGGACGGGAAAACAGAAGCTATATTCAGAGAAGGGACTTGGGCTATTTCCTTTTAA